In the Triticum aestivum cultivar Chinese Spring chromosome 2B, IWGSC CS RefSeq v2.1, whole genome shotgun sequence genome, GGGATCGCGCAGTTCCTGCAGGCCGTCGGCGAGCTGGCCCGCGGGATGGGGGCGCCGTCCGTCGTCCCCGTCAGGTCGGGCGCCACGATCCCGCCCATCCCGACGCCCGTGGTTGCCGCGCTGAGGTCCCAGATGCAGGTCCTGACAGAGGAGCTGGCGAGCCTGGACGTCATGATCCCCTCCAGCCTGATCAGCCGCGTCAAGGCCGAGTGCAGTGGCGGCAGCACGACGTTCGAGGTCGTGGCCGCGGCGCTCTGGCGGAGCCGCACCCGCGCGATCTTCTCCGGCTCCGGCAACGGTGACCTCGACGCTCCCGCGATGCTCTGCTTCCCAAAGAACGTGCGCGAGAAAGTCGGCGCCGAGCACGGCTACTACGGCAACTGCTTGAGCAGCCAGCTGGTCCTGGCGACGAACGGCACGGTGGCGAGCAGCGAGATCAAGGACCTGGTGAAGCTCATAAAGGGCCATGCGGACATACTGGATCTGCTAAAGAATGGTGGCGCCGCCTCGGGGGTGGATTTGGGCAGGCTCATGTCGTCCCCGAGGTACCACACGATCGCCGTCTCAAGCTGGCGGAACCTTGGGATGGAAGCGACGGACTTCGGGGGTGGGAAGCCGGCGAGGGCGATGTGGCAGCCGGAGAACTCGGCGGGGTTCTTGTGCGTGGTGTGCCCGCCATGCAAGGGGAAGGACGGCGTCAACGTCCTGTCCCGCTGCGTCACGCCGGAGCACGCCGAGGCATTCCTACGGGAGCTGGCCGCGCTCGACATGTAACATGCTCTATCGTTTCTCTTGTACTCCATTTTCTTccctcgcttccgatcgtctaccgATCAATCTTCCTCCCTCTACGCAACAACAGCTTTGCCGACACAATGTGGCCACGATTCAAACAAATAGACTCATAACGTGATGCGTGACGTGATGTC is a window encoding:
- the LOC123040301 gene encoding acyl transferase 15-like, encoding MMSDAVVTKSPAVVVGPSEPGTPTGIISLSSFDKVHIPIPMALLLIFDEPIDDPAETIKKALSRALVPYHPMAGRLVAGADDDAYLSIACTGEGVPFVAASASCALEEAMTALSPGLLRELTVRYPGELCRLSDALVLMQVTEFTCGGFVVGVTWNHVMADGAGIAQFLQAVGELARGMGAPSVVPVRSGATIPPIPTPVVAALRSQMQVLTEELASLDVMIPSSLISRVKAECSGGSTTFEVVAAALWRSRTRAIFSGSGNGDLDAPAMLCFPKNVREKVGAEHGYYGNCLSSQLVLATNGTVASSEIKDLVKLIKGHADILDLLKNGGAASGVDLGRLMSSPRYHTIAVSSWRNLGMEATDFGGGKPARAMWQPENSAGFLCVVCPPCKGKDGVNVLSRCVTPEHAEAFLRELAALDM